Proteins found in one Epinephelus fuscoguttatus linkage group LG4, E.fuscoguttatus.final_Chr_v1 genomic segment:
- the ankrd34c gene encoding ankyrin repeat domain-containing protein 34C — protein MADILELRTDGNSLLKAVWLKRLRLTRLLLEGGAYINESNERGETPLMVACMSTHTDQQSVSKSKLVKYLLDNQADPNIQDKAGRTALMLACIHKAGHEVVDHLLSNGADPSLEDRSGASALVYAINADDKETLKLLLDACKAKGKEVIIITTDKSPSGTKTTKQYLNVPPSPELDERSSPAYCTSPSDINVTASPTPEQEQQNTVFSFQTKLKTSSSAAKLANGPTSPTRRPVNPKRARLPQLKRLQSEPWGLIAPSVLAAAAAAHEESKKASSDEDVVAGVNGLSLSKRSALSRQSSVDGKDSFFPLVGEQPCKMTTSISVPPTSKASYERTLGQHQPLARRSTVPTEQESSSCSSSGLVSLRDTMHRRRLGNDHYDSDSQLYSDSAMLDSPKIPVERRKLNTSPLAMLTSSRESLDSNASPSSPSAARRRAPGLLERRGSGTLLLDHISHTRPGHLPPLNVNPNPPIPDIGASSKPSSPLATGIRSIAPVAPNTPKRGGLKSKKKLVRRHSMQVEQMKQLSDFEELAH, from the coding sequence ATGGCAGACATACTGGAGCTGCGGACAGATGGAAACTCCCTCCTGAAGGCTGTATGGCTCAAACGCTTGAGACTCACCAGACTCCTGTTGGAAGGAGGTGCATATATCAACGAGAGCAATGAACGTGGGGAGACGCCTCTCATGGTGGCCTGCATGTCCACACACACCGACCAGCAGAGTGTGAGCAAGTCGAAGCTAGTGAAATATCTGCTGGACAACCAGGCGGACCCCAACATACAGGACAAAGCTGGTAGGACAGCTCTGATGCTCGCCTGCATCCACAAGGCCGGGCACGAGGTGGTGGATCACCTGCTGAGCAATGGAGCTGATCCCAGTCTGGAGGACAGGAGCGGGGCCTCGGCCCTGGTCTACGCCATCAACGCAGATGATAAGGAGACATTAAAGCTGCTCTTGGATGCTTGCAAAGCTAAAGGCAAGGAGGTCATCATAATCACCACAGACAAGTCACCGTCTGGCACTAAAACCACCAAACAGTACCTGAATGTCCCCCCATCGCCAGAGCTGGACGAGAGGTCCTCCCCAGCATACTGCACCTCTCCGTCTGATATTAATGTCACTGCATCTCCCACACCTGAGCAAGAGCAACAAAACACAGTCTTCAGTTTCCAGACCAAGCTGAAAACCTCTAGTTCGGCTGCAAAGCTCGCCAACGGGCCCACGTCCCCAACACGGCGGCCTGTTAACCCCAAACGTGCACGTTTGCCTCAGCTGAAGAGGCTGCAGTCAGAGCCTTGGGGGCTGATTGCTCCCTCAGTcctggctgcagctgctgccgcCCATGAAGAGAGTAAGAAAGCCAGCTCTGATGAGGACGTTGTCGCAGGGGTAAACGGACTCTCTTTGAGTAAGAGGTCGGCTTTATCTCGACAAAGCAGTGTGGATGGGAAGGACAGCTTTTTCCCACTGGTGGGCGAGCAGCCCTGCAAAATGACAACCTCCATATCAGTCCCTCCGACGTCCAAAGCGTCATATGAGAGAACTCTAGGCCAGCACCAGCCTCTGGCACGGCGCAGCACTGTGCCCACAGAGCAggagagcagcagctgcagcagcagtggacTCGTCAGTCTGAGAGACACAATGCATAGGAGACGTCTGGGGAACGATCACTATGACTCAGACTCACAGCTCTACTCAGACTCTGCCATGTTAGACTCTCCTAAGATCCCAGTGGAGCGGAGGAAACTAAACACCTCTCCACTAGCGATGCTGACCAGCTCCAGAGAGTCTCTAGACAGCAACGCCAGCCCGTCCTCTCCCAGCGCAGCACGCAGGCGTGCACCTGGCCTCCTGGAGAGGAGAGGCTCGGGCACACTGCTGCTGGACCACATCTCCCACACCAGGCCCGGTCACCTGCCCCCTCTCAACGTCAACCCCAACCCTCCCATCCCTGACATCGGGGCTAGTAGCAAGCCCTCCTCACCTCTGGCCACAGGTATTCGATCTATAGCTCCGGTAGCACCAAACACACCAAAGAGAGGCGGCCTCAAGTCCAAGAAGAAACTTGTGAGAAGGCACTCTATGCAAGTGGAGCAGATGAAGCAGCTCTCTGATTTTGAAGAGCTGGCTCATTAG